The genomic stretch TCGCTGATCGGCGGCGCGGTGGCTGTGGCAGGCGTGGTGCTCGTGAACACGGTGGGCCGCCCGCGCCCGGCGGAGACGCCGTGACCGCTGCCGCGCTGCCGGTGGACGTGGACGCGCCCATCCGCCTGGACGCCGTGGCGGTCAGACTCGGTGGCGAGACCATCCTGGGCGGCGTGACGCTGGACGTGCGCCGGGGCGAGTTCCTGGCGCTGATCGGGCCCTCGGGCGGGGGCAAGAGCACCGTATTGCGCGTGATCGCGGGCCTGCTGCGGCCGGCAGCCGGCACGGTGCAGGTCGAGTCCACCCCCGCGCTGGTCTTCCAGGACTACCGCCTGCTGCCGTGGCGCACGGCGCTGCGCAACGTCCAGCTTCCGGCCGTGCTGGGCACCGGCGGCGGCCTGGACGCCCGCGAGGCGCTGCATCTGGTCGGCATGGACGCCTACGCCGACTACTACCCGGCACAGCTCTCGGGCGGCATGCGGGCCCGCATCGCGCTGGCCCGCGCTCTGGCCCAGAGCGGCGACGTGCTGCTGCTCGACGAGCCCTTCGCGGCGCTCGACGCCCTGGTGCGCGAGCGCTTCAACGCCGAGCTACGCCACCTGCACGAGAAGACCGGCCGCACCACCGTGCTCGTCACGCACTCGATCCGCGAGGCCGTGTGGCTGGCCGACCGTGTGGCGGTGCTGCGGAACGGCGTGATCGTGGAGGTGCTCGACACGCGCGGCGAGGGCCGCGTCAGCGCGTACACCGACGGCCTGGAACGGCACCTGCGGGCGGTGCTGGGGGCCGGCGACTCCACCCGCATCCGCACCGAGGCGAGCGAGCCCTTCAGCTGGTCGCGGCTGCTGCCGCTGCTGGCGATCGTGCTGGGGCTGGCGGGTTGGGCGGCGGCGGCGGCGCTGCTCGATCAGCCCTTCCTGCTCCCTACGCCGGGCGCGGTGTGGGCGAAGCTGACCGGCAATCCGGCGCTGTTCGCGTCGTCGTTCGGGGTCACGGTGGGCACGGCGCTGGCGGGCACGCTGCTGGGCGGCTCGCTGGGCCTGCTGATCGGCTACCCGCTGGCGCGGATCCGGGCGCTGGAGCGCTTCCTGAGCCCCTTTCTGGTGGCGTCGCAGAGCACGCCGATCGTGGTGCTGGCCCCGCTGCTGGTGTCGTGGCTGGGCTACGGCCACCTGCCGGCGGTGCTCGTGTCGGCCCTGAGTGCCCTGTACCCCGTGATGGTCTCCACGCTGGTCGGCGTGCGCGAGGTCGACCGGGCGTACCACGAGGTCTTCTCGTCGCTGCGGGCCACCCCCATGCAGCGCCTGCTGCACCTGGAACTGCCGGGCGCCCTGCCGGTGCTGCTGGGCGGCCTGCGACTGGCGGCCAGCCTCGCGCTGATCGGGGCGGTCGTGTGGGAATTCGTCGATCCGAACCAGCAGGGGCTGGGCTTCCGGGTGCAGGCGGCCGGCGCGTACTACGACAAGGCCACGCAGTTCGCAGCGATCGCGCTGCTGGTGCTGTTCGGGGTGCTGGTGTACTCGCTGATCACGGCCCTGGAACGCCGCGTCATGCGTAGGCGCGGACGCTGACCCGGCACGCGCGGGCACGCTACGCTGCCCCACATGCAGAGGCCGGTGGTGTGTGTGGGGGCGCTGGTGTGGGGCACGGACGGCCGGGTGCTGCTCGTCCGGACGACCAAGTGGCGGGGGCTGTGGGGCGTGCCAGGCGGCAAGGTCGAGTGGGGCGAGACCCTGCTGGATGCGGTGAGACGTGAATTTCAGGAGGAGGTCGGCCTGGAACTCCACGACGTCCTGTACGCGCAGACCCAGGAATCGGTGCGGTCGCCCGAGTTCCACACGGACGCGCATCTGCTGCTCGTCGATTTCTTCGCGTCCACCTCCGGCCACGACATCACGCCGAACGAGGAGATCGAGGAGTGGGCGTGGGTGCCGCTGCGCGGGGCGCTGGACTACCCGCTGAACACCATCACCCGGACGCTGGTGGAACTCGCCGTGCAGCGCGAGGAACTCGCGTGACCGCACCGCCGGTGCCACCGGACGTGGCGGGCCGCACCGCCCTGGTCACGGGCGCGGCTCGTGGGATCGGGCGGGCACTGGCGGTGGCCCTGGCCCGCGAGGGCTGCCACGTGGCCGTGCACTACCGCAGCAGCGAGGCCGACGCCCACGAGACTGCCCGGCAGTGCCGTGAGGCCGGCGTACAGGCCGTCATCCTGCAGGCGGACGTCACCGATCCCGCCCGGGCGCGACGACTCGTGCAGGACGCCCACGCGGCGCTCCCCGGCCCCGGCCTGGGGGTGCTGGTGAACAACGTGGGCAACTACGTGAACCGCCCCCTGCTGGACACCACCGATGCCGAGTGGGCCGACATGCTGGGCAGCAACCTCACCTCGACCTTCGCCACGTGCCAGGAGGCCGCTCGGCTCATGCAGCACCTCGGCTACGGCCGGATCGTGAACCTCGGCTACGCGGGTGCCCGCAACGTCCTGGCGCGGCCGGGCATCGTCCCCTACGTGATTGCCAAGGCCGGAGTCCTGCACCTGACCCGCTCGCTGGCCGTCGTGCTGGCGGGCAGCGGCGTCAGCGTGAATGCGGTGTCCCCCGGCGTGATCGAGACCAGTGTGAGCCAGCCCCTGCGCGACATCCCCGCCGGGCGGCTGGGTACCGTACAGGAACTCGTGGACGCCGCCCTGTCCTTCGTGAGGGCCAGCGACTACCTGACCGGCCAGGAGCTGGAAGTGGCCGGGGGCTGGAACCTGTAGCAGGGGAGGGCAGGTGATCCGGCGGGCAACCCCCTCCGCTCCACCGACCTCACCCGCAGACCCTGCGCCCCCCTGGCGTGTCCAGTGGGCGGGCGACCCCCGGCGCCCCGGCCCGGTAGCATGCGGCGCGTGACGACCACCGACGCCTCCACGCCCAGCACCCCGGCCCCCCGTGTGGGCGTGGTGATGGGCAGCCGCAGCGACTTCGAGACCATGCAGGGCGCCCTGGACGTGCTCCGTGACCTCGACATTCCGTACGAGGTGCGGGTGCTCTCGGCGCACCGCACGCCGGGCCTGCTGCCGACCTACGGTGCGCGGGCCGAGCGGCTGAACCTGGCGTGCATCATCGCCGGGGCGGGGGGGGCGGCGCACCTGCCGGGGATGCTCGCGGCCTTCACGCGGGTGCCGGTGCTGGGCGTGCCCGTGCAGTCGCGGGCACTGAGCGGCCAGGACAGCCTGCTGAGCATCGTGCAGATGCCCGCAGGCATTCCCGTGGCGACCTTCGCCATCGGCGTGGCGGGCGCGAAGAACGCCGCCCTGTTCGCCGCCGCGATCCTGGCGACCACCGACACGGCGGTGCGCGAGCGGCTGGATGCCCACCGCGCCCGCCAGACCCAGGCCGTGCTGGACGACCCCTTCTTCGAGGGACATCCCCGGGCGGGTGCGGAATGACCCCGCTGGCCCATCTTGGCATCCTGGGCGGCGGGCAGCTCGCGCAGATGCTAGCGCTGGCCGCCCTGCCGCTGGGCGTGCGCGTGACCGTGCTGGAACCCGACGCCCAGGCCCCGGCTCGGCGGTGTGCCGACCACATCCACGCGCCGTATACCGACCCGGCCGGGCTGGACGCCCTGGCCGCGTGCGACGCCGTGACCCTGGAGTTCGAGAACGTGCCGGTGGCCGCCCTGGACGCACTGCGCGGGCGCGTGCCGGTGCGGCCCGGTGCCGGGCTGCTGGACCGCAGCAAGCACCGGGCCCGCGAGAAGCAGGCGCTGCGGGCGGCCGGGGCACGCACCGCGCCTTTCGTGGTCATCGAGGACGCAGCGGCCCTCCAGGGAGCACTGCGGGCGGTGGGCGGCCACGGCATCCTGAAGACCAGCGAACTCGGCTACGACGGCAGGGGCCAGCGCCGCGTGGCCAGCGACCATGACCTGGGCACGGCGTGGGAGGGGCTCGGCGGCGTGCCCTGTGTGCTGGAGGGACTGGTGCCGTTCGAGCGCGAGGTCAGTCTGGGGGTGGCCCGCACGCCGGATGGTCGGGTGGCCTTCGGGCCACTGGTCGAGAACGTGCACAGGGACGGCATCCTGCGTACCAGCGTGTTCCCGGCGGAGGTGCCGGACGGGGTGGAGGCCGCCGCCCGCGAGCAGGCCCGTGCCGTGGCCGACGCCTGGGGCCTGGAGGGCCTGATGACGCTGGAGTTCTTCCAGCTGCCCGGCGGTGAGCTGCTCGTGAACGAGGTCGCGCCGCGCGTGCACAACAGCGGCCACCTCACCCAGGACGGCGGCGGGATCAGCCAGTTCGAAGCCCAGGTTCGGGCGGTGCTGGGCCGGCCGATCACCGACTGGCGGCCCCTCCACCCGTGCGCCATGGTGAACGTGGTCGGCGTGGCCGGCCCCGATGGCACGCCGCTGGAATCCGACTGGGCCGGGATCGATGCACTGGAAGGTACTCACGTGCATCTGTACCACAAGGACTGGCGGGCCGGACGCAAGCTGGGGCACGTGAACCTCGTGGCGCCGGACACAGCACTCCTGCGGGCCCGGCTGACCTCGCTGGAGGCGCTGGTGCCGTGAGCGTCGGGGGCTGGAGCTCGGGGGGGAGGTGCCCCCGCTGGTTCAATCCCGGCACAGGGTCCGGTGAACGCCGGCCCAACCGCGGCTCACGGTGCGTCAGGCGGGCGGCCCTAGCGTACCGGGGTGACGCGCCTCCTCCTGCCCCTGCTGACCCTCTCCCTGGTGACCGCCGCCCACGCGCAGTCCCCCTTCAAGCTCGTCCTGACCGCCAGCGAACAGAAGATCCGGAAGGGTGAGGTCACCACGCACGCCTTCACGAAGTCGTGGACACTCCCGGCCGCTGGCGTGAAGGCCAGCAGCGCGCACGGCAAGGTCAGCACCACCCTGAGCCCGGTGCTGGCGCAGATCGAGAAGACCGTGAACGCCCGCAAGCCCGTTCCCGCGACCTTCCGCAACGTGGGCGGGTCGTGGGTCGCCACTGACCAGACCGGCTGGATCTTCGACCGCGACGGCACCAAGGCAAACCTTCTGAAGGCCATCCGGGCGGGGAAGCCCACCGCCCAGATCGCGTACCGGCGCGTCGTGCCGGCCCGCAGCGTGGCGGTGCTCGCGCAGCGCGGGGTGCGGTGGCATGTCGCCACCGGCAACAGTTCCTACCGGGGCAGCCCGAACTTCCGTGTGAAGAACGTCCTGGTGGGCGCCAGCAAGCTCGACAACTTCTTCATCGCGCCCGGCCACGAGTTCGATTTCAATAAGGAGGTCGGGCAGATCGACGCCAGCACCGGCTTCGTGAAGGGCTTCGTCATCAGCGGCGGCACCCTGAGCAAGGAGGACGGCGGCGGCATCTGTCAGGTCAGCACGACCATCTTCCGGGCGCTGTATAAGGCCGGGCTGCCGATCACCGAGCGGCACGAGCACAGCCACCGGGTCGGGTACTACGACCCTGTCGGCTTCGAGGCGACCGTGTACGCCCCCGCCAAGAACCTGCGCATGAAGAACGACACCGGCCGGCACCTGTTCATCCAGGCCGCGTGGGATCGCAGGGCCCAGACCCTGCGCTTCGACGTGTTCGGCGCGAACACCGGGCGTAGCGTGACCATCAGCAAGCCGGTCATCACGGCCTTCAAGGCCCCGGCCAGTCCCAGTTACACGCCGGATGTCCGTGTGGCGGCCGGTGGCCGGCGCCTGCTCGACACACCAATGCAGGGCATGACCAGCGTGATCACGCGAACGGTGAAGGTCAGGGGCAAAATGGTCAGCAGGGACACGCTGAAGAGTGTCTACAAGCCGTGGGGCGCGGTGTACGGCGTGAATCCGGGGGACCGGCGGCTGAACTGAGCGGCCGGGCTATCCTGCCCACGTGACCGCGCCGACCGTGCCCACCGAGTTCCGCACTGCCCGCCTGCTGCTGCGTGCCCCCCGCCCGGAGGACGCCCAGGCCCAGGTGGACACCGTGAACGCCAGCCTGCCGGAACTGCGCCGCTGGATGCTGTGGGCGCAGGAACCGCAGACGCTGGAGGGCGCGCGGGAGAACCTCGCACGGGCCGCTGAGGCCTACGCCACGGGCGAGAACCTGCGCCTGCTCGTCTGGAACGCGGACGGCACGGAACTCGTCGGTTCCAGCGGGTACCACTCGCTGGACTGGCGCGTCCCGAAAGGGGAGATCGGGTACTGGATCGCCACGGCACACACTGGCCGCGGCTACGCGCAGGAGGTCGCCGCGTTCCTGACGGACTACGCCCTGAATGACCTGCGCCTGCGCCGTATCGAGATCCGCTGCGACGCGGACAACGGGCGCAGCGCCCGCATTCCCGCCGCCCTGGGTTACACCCTGGACGCGCGGCTCGTGAACTTCGACGTGGCCGCCGACGACCCCACGCGCCCGCGCGACACGCTGATCTACTCCATCACCCGCTGACAGCAGATCCCAGGGGGAGCGAGGGGTTCTCTCACTCCCCCTGGAACGAGTGGAGCGAGTGACAGACACGGCAGCGGTTGGTAGTGGAGCCCTGGGGCATCAGTTCAGCCCCTCCATGGAACTGAAAACTGCTGTGACACCGCTCGTCACGGCGTGATGCGCGTGCCCGCCTCGCCCCGCGCCGCCGCCGCCAGCACCCCGGCGGTCATGCCGCTGGCGATGGTGGCGAACGGAGCCCCGCGGTCGAGGGCGTCCAGAGCCGCGCGCACCTTGGGGATCATCCCGCCCGCGATCCAGCCGTCCACGATGCCCCCCTCCGCCTCGGTGCGGGTCAGGGTCGCTGCGCGGCTCTCCGGGTCGGGGAACGCGCGGTATACGCCGTCCACGTCGGTCAGGAACACGATGCCCTCGCCCAGAGCCCCGGCCACCGCCCCTGCGGCCGTGTCGGCGTTCACGTTCAGCGCGTCTCCGTCCGGTCCCACGGCGATGCAGCCCAGCACGGGCGTGATGCCTGCGCCCAGCAGGGTGCGCAGCAGGTCGGCATTCACGCCGGTCACGCGGCCCACCCGCCCCAGCGCCGGATCAAGGATCTCGGCCTGCAGGAGACCAGAGTCACGGCCCATCAGCCCGACCGCGTGCCCCACGTCCTGCGAGAGCTGTTTATTCAGCTGGCACAGCGCCATCTCCACCACGTCCATCGCCTCCGGACTCGTCACGCGCAGCCCGCCGACGAACGCGCTGGTCACGCCCCGCGCCGCGAGCTCCCGCTCAATCACCGGCCCGCCCCCGTGCACCACCACGACCGGCATCTCCGCGCGCAGCGCCGCGATCTCCGCCGCCACCGCCCGCCGCAGCTCCACGCTCTTCATGGCATTCCCGCCGTACTTCACGATCATGGAAGGCAGTGTAGGAGCAGAGGGCAGACGGCAGAGGGCCAAGGGCTAAAAATCGGCTGCCCTCGGCCCTCTGTAAGACCGACTCCGCTCTATTCCGCCCTCACCGGGAGAGCGCCGATAAGGGCTCCATGCCGCGGAGCCGGTCTCTTGTTCCTACTCCCTCCGGTCGGATTTCATCGGCTCAATGAACCGATGAAATCGGAATTACGCGAACTGCGCGCGCATCATCATGATCTTCAGTTCGTGGGGGCTGGTCGCGGAGGCCATGGCGTCTTCCGGGGTCATCTTGCCCATCGCCACGAGTTCGGCGAGGTGCTGGTCGAAGGTGTGCATGCCGCGTGAGCCGCCTTCCAGCAGCGCCTGCTTGATCTCCTCGGTGCGCTCGGCGTCCTTGATGCATTCACGCACGGTGGGGGTGCCCAGCAGGATCTCCATGCCCAGCACGCGCCCGCCCCCGGCACGTGGCAGCAGCCGCTGGCTGATGATCCCCACGATGCTCTCCGACAGGCCCTGGCGGATCTGGTCGCGCTCGTGCGGCGCGAAGAAGTCGATGATGCGGTTCACGGTGCGCACGGCGTCCTGCGTGTGCAGTGTGCTGAAGACCAGGTGCCCGGTCTGCGCGGCCGACAGCGCCGCCTCAACGGTCTCCTTGTCGCGCATCTCGCCGATCAGGATGATGTCGGGATCCTGCCGCATGCTGGCGCGCAGGCCGTTGGCGAAGCTCAGGGTGTCCATGCCCAGTTCCCGCTGGCTGATCATCGCCATCCGGTCGCGGTGCAGCACCTCGATCGGGTCTTCGAGCGTCACGATGTTCACGGGCTGCGTGGCGTTGATGTGGTCGAGGATGCTCGCCAGCGTAGTCGTCTTGCCGCTGCCGGTCGGGCCGGTCACCAGCACCAGCCCGCGCTCGTGCTGCGCGAGCTGCCCGAAGGTGTCCTCCGGCAGGCCCAGATCCTTGAACGACGGGATGGCCTTGTCCTCGATCACGCGCATGATCAGGCCGATGGTGCCGCGCTGGTAGTACGCGTTCACGCGGAAGCGGGCCAGATTGGGGATGCCATACGCGAAATCTGCCTCGCGCTTCTCCTGGAAGTGTGTCCACATGGCGGGGGTCATCATCTCGCGGGCAAAGCCCTCGACGTGCTCCGGCCCCAGCCGGGCGTCGCCGTAGCGCTTGATCTCGCCGTCCACGCGCCCAGCCGGGGCACTTCCGGTGCGCAGGTGGATGTCACTCGCGCCATCCTTCACGATCGCCGACAGTACGCTGTTCAGGACACTCATCTTCCACTCAGCGTAGGGGGAGCCGTCTTACAGAACTCTGCGCCCCCACCGGCTGTGATCGGGTGGCAAGGCCGTCCCAGCCCTCGGCCACAGGTTCGGGGCAGCCTGTCCCCCGGCGGGGGGGATCGGTGGTCAGGACGTCACATGTTCCCCTGAAACGGCCACGCCTGCCCCGCCCCGCAGGCGCCGGCTCTCCAGATCCGCGTGCTGGGTCAGGTAGCGCAGCCACGCCTTGGCGGTCAGCGGCCCCAGGCTGTTGTGCTCCACCGTCAGGTCTTCCTGCGGGGGGCGGCGGTGCAGTTGCCGGGCCAGGTCCACAGTGCCGGCACGGGTGCTCGACAGCAGCACGCGCAGGTCGTCCAGGGTCAGGATCGATGGAGGCCGGTACGCGCTGGACTCGTCACGGACGTAGGGTCGCTCGCCCAGCGCGACCCGCAGCCGGTTCTGGCCCCAGCGCTCGATGGTGATGACATGTGCCAGCACGTCGCGGTT from Deinococcus sp. AB2017081 encodes the following:
- a CDS encoding ABC transporter permease subunit, yielding MTAAALPVDVDAPIRLDAVAVRLGGETILGGVTLDVRRGEFLALIGPSGGGKSTVLRVIAGLLRPAAGTVQVESTPALVFQDYRLLPWRTALRNVQLPAVLGTGGGLDAREALHLVGMDAYADYYPAQLSGGMRARIALARALAQSGDVLLLDEPFAALDALVRERFNAELRHLHEKTGRTTVLVTHSIREAVWLADRVAVLRNGVIVEVLDTRGEGRVSAYTDGLERHLRAVLGAGDSTRIRTEASEPFSWSRLLPLLAIVLGLAGWAAAAALLDQPFLLPTPGAVWAKLTGNPALFASSFGVTVGTALAGTLLGGSLGLLIGYPLARIRALERFLSPFLVASQSTPIVVLAPLLVSWLGYGHLPAVLVSALSALYPVMVSTLVGVREVDRAYHEVFSSLRATPMQRLLHLELPGALPVLLGGLRLAASLALIGAVVWEFVDPNQQGLGFRVQAAGAYYDKATQFAAIALLVLFGVLVYSLITALERRVMRRRGR
- a CDS encoding NUDIX domain-containing protein, with amino-acid sequence MQRPVVCVGALVWGTDGRVLLVRTTKWRGLWGVPGGKVEWGETLLDAVRREFQEEVGLELHDVLYAQTQESVRSPEFHTDAHLLLVDFFASTSGHDITPNEEIEEWAWVPLRGALDYPLNTITRTLVELAVQREELA
- the tmpR gene encoding bifunctional dihydropteridine reductase/dihydrofolate reductase TmpR; this encodes MTAPPVPPDVAGRTALVTGAARGIGRALAVALAREGCHVAVHYRSSEADAHETARQCREAGVQAVILQADVTDPARARRLVQDAHAALPGPGLGVLVNNVGNYVNRPLLDTTDAEWADMLGSNLTSTFATCQEAARLMQHLGYGRIVNLGYAGARNVLARPGIVPYVIAKAGVLHLTRSLAVVLAGSGVSVNAVSPGVIETSVSQPLRDIPAGRLGTVQELVDAALSFVRASDYLTGQELEVAGGWNL
- the purE gene encoding 5-(carboxyamino)imidazole ribonucleotide mutase; the protein is MGVVMGSRSDFETMQGALDVLRDLDIPYEVRVLSAHRTPGLLPTYGARAERLNLACIIAGAGGAAHLPGMLAAFTRVPVLGVPVQSRALSGQDSLLSIVQMPAGIPVATFAIGVAGAKNAALFAAAILATTDTAVRERLDAHRARQTQAVLDDPFFEGHPRAGAE
- the purK gene encoding 5-(carboxyamino)imidazole ribonucleotide synthase — encoded protein: MTPLAHLGILGGGQLAQMLALAALPLGVRVTVLEPDAQAPARRCADHIHAPYTDPAGLDALAACDAVTLEFENVPVAALDALRGRVPVRPGAGLLDRSKHRAREKQALRAAGARTAPFVVIEDAAALQGALRAVGGHGILKTSELGYDGRGQRRVASDHDLGTAWEGLGGVPCVLEGLVPFEREVSLGVARTPDGRVAFGPLVENVHRDGILRTSVFPAEVPDGVEAAAREQARAVADAWGLEGLMTLEFFQLPGGELLVNEVAPRVHNSGHLTQDGGGISQFEAQVRAVLGRPITDWRPLHPCAMVNVVGVAGPDGTPLESDWAGIDALEGTHVHLYHKDWRAGRKLGHVNLVAPDTALLRARLTSLEALVP
- a CDS encoding VanW family protein, producing the protein MTRLLLPLLTLSLVTAAHAQSPFKLVLTASEQKIRKGEVTTHAFTKSWTLPAAGVKASSAHGKVSTTLSPVLAQIEKTVNARKPVPATFRNVGGSWVATDQTGWIFDRDGTKANLLKAIRAGKPTAQIAYRRVVPARSVAVLAQRGVRWHVATGNSSYRGSPNFRVKNVLVGASKLDNFFIAPGHEFDFNKEVGQIDASTGFVKGFVISGGTLSKEDGGGICQVSTTIFRALYKAGLPITERHEHSHRVGYYDPVGFEATVYAPAKNLRMKNDTGRHLFIQAAWDRRAQTLRFDVFGANTGRSVTISKPVITAFKAPASPSYTPDVRVAAGGRRLLDTPMQGMTSVITRTVKVRGKMVSRDTLKSVYKPWGAVYGVNPGDRRLN
- a CDS encoding GNAT family N-acetyltransferase; translation: MTAPTVPTEFRTARLLLRAPRPEDAQAQVDTVNASLPELRRWMLWAQEPQTLEGARENLARAAEAYATGENLRLLVWNADGTELVGSSGYHSLDWRVPKGEIGYWIATAHTGRGYAQEVAAFLTDYALNDLRLRRIEIRCDADNGRSARIPAALGYTLDARLVNFDVAADDPTRPRDTLIYSITR
- the argB gene encoding acetylglutamate kinase — translated: MIVKYGGNAMKSVELRRAVAAEIAALRAEMPVVVVHGGGPVIERELAARGVTSAFVGGLRVTSPEAMDVVEMALCQLNKQLSQDVGHAVGLMGRDSGLLQAEILDPALGRVGRVTGVNADLLRTLLGAGITPVLGCIAVGPDGDALNVNADTAAGAVAGALGEGIVFLTDVDGVYRAFPDPESRAATLTRTEAEGGIVDGWIAGGMIPKVRAALDALDRGAPFATIASGMTAGVLAAAARGEAGTRITP
- a CDS encoding PilT/PilU family type 4a pilus ATPase, which codes for MSVLNSVLSAIVKDGASDIHLRTGSAPAGRVDGEIKRYGDARLGPEHVEGFAREMMTPAMWTHFQEKREADFAYGIPNLARFRVNAYYQRGTIGLIMRVIEDKAIPSFKDLGLPEDTFGQLAQHERGLVLVTGPTGSGKTTTLASILDHINATQPVNIVTLEDPIEVLHRDRMAMISQRELGMDTLSFANGLRASMRQDPDIILIGEMRDKETVEAALSAAQTGHLVFSTLHTQDAVRTVNRIIDFFAPHERDQIRQGLSESIVGIISQRLLPRAGGGRVLGMEILLGTPTVRECIKDAERTEEIKQALLEGGSRGMHTFDQHLAELVAMGKMTPEDAMASATSPHELKIMMMRAQFA
- a CDS encoding DinB family protein, which produces MTSPRSKLLPTILTVAGVGVAAGAAYLARQRKGEVKDFVVARVLEAPAGRSSYTELAHSLERAGDHLAGRAARATDTPANRDVLAHVITIERWGQNRLRVALGERPYVRDESSAYRPPSILTLDDLRVLLSSTRAGTVDLARQLHRRPPQEDLTVEHNSLGPLTAKAWLRYLTQHADLESRRLRGGAGVAVSGEHVTS